The Azospirillum baldaniorum genome contains a region encoding:
- a CDS encoding ABC transporter substrate-binding protein, giving the protein MTITRLFLAAATAAVALTSAAAFAQTKTVAITAIVEHPALDATRDGVIEALKAAGYTPGDTLKVEYQSAQGNPATAAQIARQFAGARPDVIVPISTPSAQAVVASTREIPVVFTAVTDPVGAQLVRSLEKPGANVTGVSDMAPVAEHVALIREIVPSVKRLGVLYNAGEPNSVSLVKALKDEAQKAGLTVVEATATKSADAQPAARSLVGKADAIYVPLDNTVVSALESVVAVGQQAKLPVFSADTDSVARGTVASIGFDYRQVGRQTGEAVVRILKGEKPGDVPVTFAKGTDLFVNPKSAAAMGVTIPEAVTKRATKVVGQ; this is encoded by the coding sequence ATGACGATCACCCGCCTGTTTCTCGCCGCCGCCACAGCGGCTGTCGCGCTGACCAGCGCCGCCGCCTTCGCCCAGACCAAGACCGTCGCGATCACCGCCATCGTCGAGCATCCGGCGCTGGACGCCACGCGCGACGGCGTGATCGAGGCGCTGAAGGCCGCGGGCTACACGCCGGGTGACACCCTGAAGGTCGAGTATCAGAGCGCCCAGGGCAACCCCGCGACCGCCGCGCAGATCGCGCGCCAGTTCGCCGGCGCCCGTCCGGACGTGATCGTTCCGATCTCCACCCCCTCCGCCCAGGCCGTCGTCGCCTCGACCCGCGAGATTCCGGTGGTCTTCACCGCGGTGACCGACCCGGTCGGCGCTCAGCTCGTCCGCAGCCTGGAGAAGCCGGGCGCCAACGTGACCGGCGTGTCGGACATGGCCCCGGTGGCCGAGCATGTCGCGCTGATTCGCGAGATCGTGCCGTCGGTCAAGCGTCTGGGCGTTCTCTACAACGCGGGCGAGCCGAACTCCGTCTCGCTGGTCAAGGCGCTGAAGGACGAGGCGCAGAAGGCCGGGCTGACCGTTGTCGAAGCGACCGCCACCAAGTCCGCCGACGCCCAGCCCGCCGCCCGCAGCCTCGTCGGCAAGGCGGACGCGATCTACGTGCCGCTGGACAACACGGTCGTCTCGGCGCTGGAGAGCGTCGTCGCGGTGGGTCAGCAGGCCAAGCTGCCGGTCTTCTCCGCCGACACCGACAGCGTGGCGCGCGGCACGGTGGCGTCCATCGGCTTCGACTACCGGCAGGTTGGCCGCCAGACCGGCGAGGCCGTGGTCCGCATCCTCAAGGGCGAGAAGCCGGGCGACGTTCCGGTGACCTTCGCCAAGGGCACCGACCTGTTCGTGAATCCGAAATCCGCGGCGGCGATGGGCGTGACCATCCCCGAGGCGGTGACCAAGCGCGCGACCAAGGTGGT
- a CDS encoding DUF983 domain-containing protein, whose translation MTAEDRTVEDGTQDGARSKTTAALRGLMGQCPACGRGRLLRNYLKPVDHCAHCGEAFGHLRADDAPPWMTILIVGHIIIPAVLSVEQRYEPATWVHLTIWPLLTLLLTGLLLPRCKGVVLGLLWSTGAPGSERA comes from the coding sequence ATGACGGCGGAAGACAGGACGGTGGAAGACGGCACTCAGGACGGCGCGCGGTCGAAGACGACGGCGGCGCTGCGCGGGCTGATGGGGCAATGCCCGGCCTGCGGACGCGGGCGCCTGCTGCGGAACTACCTGAAGCCGGTCGACCACTGCGCCCATTGCGGCGAGGCGTTCGGCCATCTGCGCGCCGACGACGCCCCGCCCTGGATGACCATCCTGATCGTCGGCCACATCATCATCCCGGCGGTGCTGTCGGTCGAGCAGCGCTACGAGCCGGCGACCTGGGTGCATCTCACCATCTGGCCGTTGCTGACCCTGTTGCTGACCGGCCTGCTGCTGCCGCGCTGCAAGGGCGTGGTGCTGGGGCTGCTGTGGAGCACCGGCGCGCCGGGGTCGGAGCGCGCCTGA
- a CDS encoding tetratricopeptide repeat protein, translated as MTPPPMTPHEADGLHRQGLVAAQAGRFDEALELIGRAIAAYPSVPVWWANYGLVMESLGDVAGAANAYAGALNLDPSLEMAMDGLLSMAEAVRRAGDSARAEAFFRRAIALNPKTLVAVANLGVLLRAQARRAEAVTLYERAGRLDPANWAHPYNLGNALAEMNRLGEADDAYGAALALAPGRAEVRANRATRVLAMQGRAAEALAEIEAVVAQHGTVDSLHASRLYLMQFVPGLAMPAIAQAHADWGARYPDRPAPAVAAPAPKIRIGYVSPDFRAHPVGFFLEPVLANHDRSAFEVVCYANTANPDWKTERLMAHADHWVWTTGMDDAALAQRIQADGIHILVDLAGQTFGNRLPVFARRAAPVQATWAGYVGTTGLPAMDYLISDSRQSPPGSDGWCIEGVVRMPDAYVPWAPPEDAPAVAPLPLVTRGHTTFGSFNALPKLNAEVAALWARVLGAVPGSRLLLRTPGLDDAGTAARTLALFERAGLDPARVDLRGGAPHREFLAGYGEVDVALDPFPYSGGLTTLEALWMGVPVVTLDGDRFCARHSVTHLASAGLSDLVADGPDGYVAKAAALVADPAVLAALRGGLRDRLAASPALNGVRFTRALEAAFGVMWQRFQAGQGRASFALSFD; from the coding sequence ATGACGCCGCCCCCGATGACTCCGCACGAGGCCGATGGACTTCACCGCCAGGGTCTCGTCGCGGCGCAGGCCGGGCGGTTCGACGAGGCGCTGGAGCTGATCGGGCGGGCCATCGCCGCCTATCCCTCGGTCCCCGTCTGGTGGGCCAACTATGGGCTGGTGATGGAAAGCCTGGGCGACGTCGCCGGGGCGGCCAACGCCTATGCCGGGGCGCTGAACCTCGATCCGTCGCTGGAGATGGCGATGGACGGGCTGCTCTCCATGGCGGAGGCGGTGCGCCGGGCCGGCGATTCGGCCCGCGCGGAGGCCTTCTTCCGCCGTGCCATCGCGCTGAACCCGAAGACGCTGGTGGCCGTTGCCAATCTGGGCGTGCTGCTGCGCGCCCAGGCGCGGCGGGCGGAGGCGGTGACGCTCTATGAGAGGGCCGGGCGGCTCGATCCGGCCAACTGGGCGCACCCCTACAACCTCGGCAACGCGCTGGCCGAAATGAACCGGCTGGGCGAGGCCGACGACGCCTATGGGGCGGCGCTCGCCCTGGCGCCGGGCCGGGCGGAGGTGCGGGCGAACCGCGCCACCCGCGTGCTCGCCATGCAGGGGCGGGCGGCGGAGGCCCTAGCGGAAATCGAAGCCGTGGTGGCGCAGCACGGCACCGTCGATTCGCTGCACGCCTCGCGCCTCTACCTGATGCAGTTCGTGCCGGGGTTGGCCATGCCGGCCATCGCCCAGGCCCACGCGGATTGGGGCGCCCGCTACCCCGACCGCCCGGCGCCCGCGGTGGCCGCTCCGGCCCCGAAGATCCGCATCGGCTATGTCTCGCCGGACTTCCGCGCACACCCCGTGGGCTTCTTCCTGGAGCCGGTGCTGGCGAACCACGACCGCTCGGCCTTCGAGGTCGTCTGCTATGCCAACACCGCCAACCCGGACTGGAAGACCGAGCGGCTGATGGCCCACGCCGACCACTGGGTCTGGACCACCGGCATGGACGACGCGGCTCTGGCCCAGCGCATCCAGGCGGACGGCATCCACATCCTGGTCGATCTGGCCGGCCAGACCTTCGGCAACCGCCTGCCGGTCTTCGCACGCCGCGCGGCGCCGGTGCAGGCGACCTGGGCGGGCTATGTCGGCACCACCGGCCTGCCGGCCATGGACTATCTGATTTCCGATTCGCGGCAGAGCCCGCCGGGATCGGACGGCTGGTGCATCGAGGGCGTCGTGCGCATGCCCGACGCCTACGTCCCCTGGGCGCCGCCCGAGGACGCGCCGGCCGTGGCTCCGCTGCCGCTGGTGACGCGCGGCCACACCACCTTCGGGTCTTTCAACGCGCTGCCCAAGCTGAACGCGGAAGTCGCGGCGCTGTGGGCGCGCGTGCTGGGCGCCGTCCCCGGTTCCCGCCTGCTGCTGCGCACGCCGGGGCTGGACGACGCCGGCACCGCCGCGCGCACGCTGGCCCTGTTCGAACGGGCCGGGCTGGACCCGGCGCGGGTCGATCTGCGGGGCGGGGCGCCGCACCGGGAGTTCCTGGCCGGCTATGGGGAGGTCGACGTGGCGCTCGACCCCTTTCCCTATTCCGGCGGTCTGACGACTTTGGAGGCGCTGTGGATGGGCGTGCCGGTGGTGACGCTGGACGGCGACCGCTTCTGCGCCCGCCATTCGGTGACGCACCTCGCCTCGGCGGGGTTGTCCGATCTGGTGGCCGACGGACCGGACGGCTACGTTGCCAAGGCGGCGGCGCTGGTGGCCGACCCGGCGGTGCTGGCGGCCCTGCGCGGCGGGCTGCGGGACCGGCTGGCGGCATCCCCGGCGCTGAACGGCGTGCGCTTCACCCGCGCGCTGGAGGCCGCCTTCGGCGTGATGTGGCAGCGCTTCCAGGCCGGGCAGGGGCGGGCGAGCTTCGCCCTCAGTTTCGACTGA
- the thyX gene encoding FAD-dependent thymidylate synthase, with amino-acid sequence MPITPEQRAEIDRLRAVTATTRRATVPALEEILYEPLEVLDHGFVRVVDYMGDDSAVVQAARVSYGKGTKKVTEDASLIKYLMRHRHSTPFEMCEIKFHVKLPIFVARQWIRHRTANVNEYSARYSILDREFYIPTPENLGAQAVVNRQGRGDVLQGDEAASVMKLLRDDSEAVYAHYEEMLNQREDGTTIEEGRQGLARELARMNLTLNYYTQWYWKVDLHNLLHFLSLRADPHAQYEIRVYAEAMLDVVKRWVPAVFDAFSEYRLGGTHMSKTGLEVVKRLLSGEAVTQEASGLSKREWRELMDQLGRAE; translated from the coding sequence ATGCCGATCACGCCCGAGCAGCGCGCCGAGATCGACCGCCTGCGCGCCGTCACCGCCACCACCCGCCGCGCCACCGTTCCGGCCCTGGAGGAAATCCTCTATGAGCCGCTGGAGGTCCTGGACCACGGCTTCGTGCGGGTCGTCGACTACATGGGCGACGATTCGGCCGTCGTCCAGGCGGCGCGCGTGTCCTACGGCAAGGGCACCAAGAAGGTCACCGAGGACGCCAGCCTCATCAAGTATCTGATGCGCCACCGCCACTCGACCCCTTTCGAGATGTGCGAGATCAAGTTCCACGTCAAGCTGCCGATCTTCGTCGCCCGCCAGTGGATTCGCCACCGTACGGCGAACGTGAACGAATACTCCGCGCGCTACTCCATCCTCGACCGCGAGTTCTACATCCCGACGCCCGAGAACCTGGGCGCCCAGGCCGTCGTCAACCGGCAGGGCCGCGGCGACGTCCTCCAGGGCGACGAGGCGGCGTCGGTGATGAAGCTGTTGCGCGACGATTCGGAGGCCGTCTACGCCCACTACGAGGAGATGCTGAACCAGCGCGAGGACGGCACCACCATCGAGGAGGGCCGCCAGGGACTGGCGCGCGAACTGGCGCGCATGAACCTGACGCTGAACTACTACACCCAGTGGTACTGGAAGGTCGATCTCCACAACCTTCTGCATTTCCTCAGCCTGCGCGCCGACCCGCACGCCCAGTACGAGATCCGCGTCTACGCGGAGGCCATGCTGGACGTGGTGAAGCGCTGGGTCCCCGCCGTGTTCGACGCCTTCAGCGAGTACCGGCTGGGCGGCACCCACATGTCGAAGACCGGACTGGAGGTCGTGAAGCGCCTGCTCTCCGGCGAGGCCGTGACCCAGGAGGCCAGCGGCCTGTCCAAGCGCGAATGGCGGGAGCTGATGGACCAGCTCGGCCGCGCCGAGTAA
- a CDS encoding SspB family protein has product MPREQLRYDRMVEAALRGVVRDALRQVTDRGLPGDHHFYLTFRTGYPGVDIPEYLSSQYPNEMTIVIQYQFYGLEALDDHFEVTLSFNNVHERLVIPYAAITTFADPSENFALQFQPVEPAESAEIATIPAREASEKKAADGKDGAKPSIAKLAKSDIGKAESGKPDSDRSGEEPKRGEVVALDAFRKK; this is encoded by the coding sequence ATGCCGAGAGAGCAGTTGCGTTATGACCGCATGGTCGAGGCCGCCCTGCGCGGTGTCGTCCGTGACGCGCTCCGCCAGGTGACGGACCGCGGGCTCCCCGGCGATCATCACTTCTACCTGACCTTCCGGACGGGTTACCCGGGCGTCGACATCCCCGAATATCTGTCGTCCCAGTATCCCAACGAGATGACCATCGTCATCCAGTACCAGTTCTACGGGCTGGAGGCGCTGGACGATCATTTCGAGGTGACGCTGAGCTTCAACAACGTGCATGAGCGGCTGGTGATCCCCTACGCCGCCATCACCACCTTCGCCGATCCGTCGGAGAATTTCGCCCTCCAGTTCCAGCCCGTGGAGCCCGCCGAATCGGCGGAGATCGCCACCATCCCCGCGCGCGAGGCGTCGGAGAAGAAGGCTGCGGACGGCAAGGACGGGGCGAAGCCGTCTATCGCGAAGCTCGCCAAGTCGGACATCGGCAAGGCCGAATCCGGCAAGCCTGACTCCGACCGTTCCGGCGAGGAGCCGAAGCGCGGCGAGGTCGTCGCGCTCGACGCCTTCCGCAAAAAATAG
- a CDS encoding TfoX/Sxy family protein, whose translation MATVSELVRFLCESLTPLGAITARRMFGGYAVYCDGVVFALVARNILYFKTDDGNRPEYEALGLRPFKPFDDKPTVLPYFPPPDSALDDPDELLLWARPALAAAIRTAAVRKPSRKKAALKKAGA comes from the coding sequence ATGGCCACGGTCAGCGAACTCGTCCGTTTCCTGTGCGAGTCGCTGACGCCGCTGGGGGCCATCACCGCCCGCCGCATGTTCGGCGGTTACGCGGTCTATTGCGACGGCGTCGTCTTCGCCCTGGTCGCCCGCAACATCCTGTATTTCAAGACCGACGACGGCAACCGGCCGGAGTACGAGGCGCTGGGCCTGCGCCCCTTCAAACCCTTCGACGACAAGCCGACGGTCCTGCCCTACTTCCCCCCGCCCGACTCGGCGCTGGACGACCCGGACGAGCTTCTGCTCTGGGCCCGTCCGGCCCTGGCGGCGGCGATCCGCACCGCCGCCGTCAGGAAACCGTCCCGCAAGAAAGCTGCCCTTAAGAAGGCCGGGGCCTGA
- a CDS encoding COQ9 family protein codes for MDAALDMDAVRDDILLSTLPNIVFDGWSLQALRDGAQMAGYDTATMHRAFPGGVPELAEHFGAWTDRRMLAELDKHPLDEMRVGEKIALAIRTHFEVLEPHMEAKRRLLAYLAMPQNLGMGLTMLYRTVDAMWFAAGDTATDFNHYTKRATLAAVLSSATFYWLDDRSEGHAETWAFVDRRLGDVMSMGKAMSAMGRAGRLLSHLPSPARFARQVRQRAGAAPVDTASAHMAENI; via the coding sequence ATGGACGCTGCGCTGGATATGGACGCGGTGCGGGACGACATCCTGCTGTCCACGCTTCCCAACATCGTGTTCGACGGCTGGAGCCTCCAGGCGCTGCGCGACGGCGCCCAGATGGCCGGCTACGACACGGCGACCATGCACCGCGCCTTCCCCGGCGGCGTGCCGGAACTGGCCGAGCATTTCGGTGCCTGGACCGACCGCCGCATGCTGGCCGAATTGGACAAGCACCCGCTCGACGAGATGAGGGTGGGGGAGAAGATCGCGCTCGCCATCCGCACCCATTTCGAGGTGCTGGAACCGCACATGGAGGCCAAGCGCCGCTTGCTCGCCTATCTCGCCATGCCGCAGAATCTCGGCATGGGGCTGACCATGCTCTACCGCACGGTCGACGCCATGTGGTTCGCGGCGGGCGACACGGCCACCGACTTCAACCACTACACCAAGCGCGCCACGCTGGCCGCGGTGCTCAGCTCCGCGACCTTCTACTGGCTGGACGACCGGTCGGAGGGCCATGCCGAGACCTGGGCCTTCGTGGACCGCCGGCTCGGCGACGTGATGAGCATGGGCAAGGCGATGTCCGCCATGGGCCGCGCCGGCCGTCTGCTCAGCCATTTGCCGAGTCCGGCGCGCTTCGCCCGTCAGGTCCGCCAGCGTGCCGGCGCCGCTCCGGTGGACACCGCCTCCGCCCATATGGCCGAGAACATCTGA
- the def gene encoding peptide deformylase, with protein MALLKIARMGHPVLRKVADPVPDPTAPEIRRLASDMIDTMLDAPGVGLAAPQVHESLRMIVFRVPAMRSGGESVEPTVLINPVIEPLDDGVEHGMEGCLSIPELRGVVPRFARIRYRGVGLDGEPIEREASGFHARVIQHECDHLDGVLYIDRMTDLRYLAFTDEAHHVTEALEQQEGRD; from the coding sequence ATGGCCCTGTTGAAGATCGCCCGCATGGGGCACCCGGTGCTGCGCAAGGTCGCAGACCCTGTGCCCGACCCGACGGCCCCGGAGATCCGGCGGCTGGCTTCCGACATGATCGACACCATGCTGGACGCGCCCGGAGTCGGGCTGGCGGCCCCGCAGGTGCACGAATCGCTGCGCATGATCGTGTTCCGCGTTCCCGCCATGCGTTCCGGCGGCGAGTCGGTGGAGCCGACCGTCCTCATCAACCCGGTGATCGAGCCGCTGGACGATGGGGTGGAGCACGGGATGGAGGGCTGCCTGTCGATTCCCGAGCTGCGCGGCGTCGTTCCGCGATTCGCGCGCATCCGCTACCGCGGAGTCGGGCTGGACGGCGAACCCATCGAGCGCGAGGCGTCGGGTTTCCACGCCCGCGTCATCCAGCACGAGTGCGATCACCTGGACGGCGTGCTTTACATCGACCGGATGACCGATCTGCGCTATCTGGCCTTCACCGACGAGGCGCATCACGTGACCGAGGCGCTGGAACAGCAGGAGGGGAGAGACTGA
- the rpsU gene encoding 30S ribosomal protein S21, whose product MQVLVRDNNVDQALRALKKKMQREGIFREMKLRRNYEKPSEKRAREKAEAVRRTRKLLRKRMEREGY is encoded by the coding sequence GTGCAAGTTCTGGTCCGAGACAACAACGTCGATCAGGCCCTCCGCGCGCTGAAGAAGAAGATGCAGCGCGAGGGCATTTTCCGGGAAATGAAGCTGCGCCGGAACTACGAGAAGCCCTCGGAGAAGCGCGCGCGTGAGAAGGCTGAGGCGGTGCGTCGCACCCGCAAGCTGCTCCGCAAGCGTATGGAGCGCGAGGGCTATTAA
- the panB gene encoding 3-methyl-2-oxobutanoate hydroxymethyltransferase, whose translation MSASKDTPRVSVPALRARKGGEPIVCLTAYTTPVARLLDPHVDLLLVGDSLGMVVYGFDSTLPVTLDMMIAHGAAVVRGSRHACVVVDLPFGSYQESPQMAFRNAARVMAESGAQAVKVEGGLEMAETVAYLTTRGVPVMGHVGLLPQSVNALGGYKAVGRDPEAAERIRADARAIAEAGAFSLVIEGTMESLARQITDDVTIPTIGIGASPACDGQVLVSDDMFGLFGEFQPKFVKRYAQLGTAIGEAAATYAAEVKARSFPGPEHCFGVRKA comes from the coding sequence ATGAGCGCATCCAAGGACACTCCGCGCGTTTCCGTGCCGGCGCTGCGCGCGCGCAAGGGCGGAGAGCCGATCGTCTGCCTGACCGCCTACACGACTCCGGTCGCCCGCCTGCTGGACCCGCACGTCGACCTGCTTCTGGTCGGCGACTCGCTGGGCATGGTGGTCTACGGCTTCGACAGCACGCTTCCCGTGACGCTCGACATGATGATCGCCCACGGCGCGGCCGTGGTGCGTGGGTCGCGCCACGCCTGCGTGGTCGTCGACCTGCCCTTCGGCAGCTACCAGGAGAGCCCCCAGATGGCCTTCCGCAACGCCGCCCGCGTCATGGCGGAGAGCGGCGCCCAGGCGGTGAAGGTGGAAGGCGGGCTGGAGATGGCCGAGACGGTGGCCTATCTGACCACCCGCGGCGTGCCGGTGATGGGCCATGTCGGGCTGCTGCCGCAGTCGGTCAACGCGCTCGGCGGCTACAAGGCGGTGGGCCGCGATCCGGAAGCGGCGGAGCGCATCCGCGCCGATGCCCGCGCCATCGCCGAGGCCGGCGCCTTCTCCCTGGTCATCGAGGGCACGATGGAGTCGCTGGCCCGCCAGATCACCGATGATGTGACCATCCCGACCATCGGCATCGGCGCGTCCCCCGCCTGTGACGGGCAGGTCCTGGTGTCCGACGACATGTTCGGCCTGTTCGGCGAGTTCCAGCCCAAGTTCGTCAAGCGCTACGCCCAGCTCGGCACCGCCATCGGCGAAGCCGCCGCGACCTACGCCGCCGAGGTGAAGGCCCGCAGCTTCCCCGGTCCGGAGCATTGCTTCGGCGTTAGGAAGGCGTAA
- a CDS encoding DUF1330 domain-containing protein, with product MPAYIIADVNVTNPAAYENYKKLTPNAVAQNGGRFIARGGQAEELEGGWQPNRVVILEFPDYAAAKAFYDSPEYREAREARKDAADFRMIVVDGA from the coding sequence ATGCCCGCCTACATCATCGCCGACGTGAACGTGACGAATCCCGCGGCCTATGAAAACTACAAGAAGCTGACCCCGAACGCGGTCGCCCAAAATGGCGGGCGCTTCATCGCCCGCGGCGGGCAGGCGGAGGAGCTGGAAGGCGGCTGGCAGCCCAACCGCGTGGTCATCCTGGAATTCCCGGACTACGCCGCCGCCAAGGCCTTCTACGACAGCCCCGAGTACCGCGAAGCGCGCGAGGCCCGGAAGGACGCCGCCGACTTCCGCATGATCGTGGTGGACGGCGCCTGA
- a CDS encoding NAD(P)(+) transhydrogenase (Re/Si-specific) subunit beta, whose amino-acid sequence METLSALLYLVASVCFIMALRGLSSPETSRQGNFFGMAGMTIAVLTTLALPIVQSYWMIVLGIAIGGGIGYVIAKKIEMTALPQLVAAFHSLVGLAAVFVALSAFYSPEAYGIGVPGAIAKGSLVEMALGTAIGAITFTGSIVAFAKLQGLVTGKPLVFPFQHHLNAALGVLTILLIVWLVQSNSGVAMWIIVLVALALGFLLILPIGGADMPVVISMLNSYSGWAAAGIGFTLQNNLLIVTGALVGSSGAILSYIMCKGMNRSIFNVILGGFGGDSGAASAAAGGGERGTVKAGSPEDAAYIMKNAQSVIIVPGYGMAVAQAQHALREMADLLKKEGVEVKYAIHPVAGRMPGHMNVLLAEANVPYDEVFELEDINRDFGTADVAFVIGANDVTNPAAKTDPQSPIYGMPILDVEKAKTVFFIKRGMAAGYAGVENELFFRPNTMMLFGDAKKVTEEVVKSME is encoded by the coding sequence ATGGAAACCCTGTCCGCCCTTCTCTATCTGGTCGCTTCGGTCTGCTTCATCATGGCCCTGCGCGGCCTGTCCAGCCCGGAGACCTCCCGCCAGGGCAACTTCTTCGGCATGGCCGGCATGACCATCGCCGTGCTGACCACGCTGGCCCTGCCCATCGTCCAGTCCTACTGGATGATCGTGCTCGGCATCGCGATCGGCGGCGGCATCGGCTACGTCATCGCCAAGAAGATCGAGATGACCGCCCTGCCGCAGCTCGTCGCCGCCTTCCACTCGCTGGTCGGTCTGGCCGCGGTGTTCGTGGCGCTGTCGGCCTTCTATTCGCCCGAGGCCTACGGCATCGGCGTGCCCGGCGCCATCGCCAAGGGCTCGCTGGTCGAGATGGCGCTGGGCACCGCCATCGGCGCCATCACCTTCACCGGCTCGATCGTCGCGTTTGCCAAGCTGCAGGGCCTGGTCACCGGCAAGCCGCTGGTCTTCCCCTTCCAGCACCACCTCAACGCCGCCCTCGGTGTGCTGACCATCCTGCTCATCGTCTGGCTGGTGCAGAGCAACTCCGGCGTGGCGATGTGGATCATCGTTCTGGTTGCTCTGGCGCTCGGCTTCCTGCTGATCCTGCCGATCGGCGGCGCCGACATGCCGGTGGTCATCTCGATGCTGAACAGCTACTCGGGCTGGGCGGCGGCGGGCATCGGCTTCACGCTGCAGAACAACCTGCTGATCGTCACGGGCGCGCTGGTCGGCTCGTCGGGCGCGATCCTGTCCTACATCATGTGCAAGGGCATGAACCGCTCGATCTTCAACGTCATCCTGGGCGGCTTCGGCGGCGACAGCGGGGCGGCGTCGGCGGCGGCCGGCGGCGGTGAGCGCGGCACGGTCAAGGCCGGCTCGCCGGAGGACGCGGCCTACATCATGAAGAACGCCCAGTCGGTGATCATCGTCCCCGGCTATGGCATGGCGGTGGCCCAGGCCCAGCACGCGCTGCGCGAGATGGCCGACCTGCTGAAGAAGGAAGGCGTCGAGGTCAAGTACGCCATCCATCCGGTGGCGGGGCGCATGCCCGGGCACATGAACGTGCTGCTGGCCGAGGCCAACGTGCCCTACGACGAGGTGTTCGAGCTGGAGGACATCAACCGCGACTTCGGCACCGCGGACGTGGCCTTCGTGATCGGCGCCAACGACGTGACCAATCCGGCGGCCAAGACCGATCCGCAGTCGCCGATCTACGGCATGCCGATCCTCGACGTCGAGAAGGCCAAGACGGTGTTCTTCATCAAGCGCGGCATGGCCGCCGGCTACGCCGGCGTCGAGAACGAGCTGTTCTTCCGCCCCAACACCATGATGCTGTTCGGCGACGCCAAGAAGGTCACCGAAGAGGTCGTGAAGTCGATGGAGTAA
- a CDS encoding NAD(P) transhydrogenase subunit alpha: protein MDQTQLSNRVAELKAQLAAASQQIDALAAQAAALGHAAPVADAASHGNFFITGLTVFVLACFVGYYVVWRVTPALHSPLMAVTNAVSSVIIVGALIAAGPAGFGFSKIMGFLAVILASVNIFGGFLVTQRMLSMFKKKGK from the coding sequence ATGGATCAGACTCAATTGTCCAACCGCGTCGCCGAGCTGAAGGCCCAGCTCGCCGCGGCCAGCCAGCAGATCGACGCGCTCGCCGCCCAGGCCGCCGCGCTCGGCCACGCCGCTCCCGTCGCGGACGCGGCGAGCCACGGCAACTTCTTCATCACCGGCCTGACGGTGTTCGTGCTGGCCTGCTTCGTCGGCTACTACGTGGTGTGGCGGGTGACGCCGGCGCTGCACTCGCCGCTGATGGCGGTGACCAACGCGGTGTCCTCGGTGATCATCGTCGGTGCCCTGATCGCCGCCGGCCCCGCGGGGTTCGGCTTCTCCAAGATCATGGGCTTCCTCGCGGTCATCCTGGCCAGCGTCAACATCTTCGGCGGCTTCCTGGTCACCCAGCGCATGCTGTCGATGTTCAAGAAGAAGGGCAAGTAA